One part of the Nematostella vectensis chromosome 8, jaNemVect1.1, whole genome shotgun sequence genome encodes these proteins:
- the LOC5506148 gene encoding uncharacterized protein LOC5506148 has translation MNGNYSSLAFLLIMACALTASLDATSHRPQAKTRQRQARSLGKALQVRLSGGYYGRVEVLYNNTWGTICDEGHSGWNINSANVACRQLGYSYATDALLSGAYGQGKGPVLFEKIMCYGDERNIGFCPILWERQREWSCRSAGVICKRRIKPVRLRVRLAGGKSRREGRVEVYYSRRWGTICDYQWGILDANVVCRQLGYPGALAAKREAFFGQGKGNIWLTDVQCKGRESNIGLCRRSFLEHQQTCQHSEDAGVICKPKLRKSSGDSAQTNDLQAWSNDPQAWSTRDPQDKSSDPQDKSSDPQAWSSDPQDKSSDPQAWSSDPQAWSSDPQDKSSDPQAWSSDPQAWSSDPQAWSSDPQDKSSDPQAWSSDPQAWSSDSQAWSSDPQAWSSDPQAWSSDPQAWSSDPQDKSSDPQAWSSDPQDKSSDPQAWSSDPQAWSSDPQAWSRDPPPPKGSTDADLDDDILLKELEATTADASKNRANGAMENPLATKRVYLHKTRTYRLCEHKSGLLRCPRGQKISIGYANYGRTRGREICPHSSIHTVRCHSNYSSQLIRCACQGRNACRLYAKNEVYGDPCPGTFKYIEVKFKCINRSMLADIIDYTEEAKQGRNQAFNRKMKIALCVLTLSCIVLSTQSASVSNFCQDKADGNYAHPSKCDMYITCSNGIAHEMPCPAGLNWNDVTKECDWPRDAPCSTHKAIICEHQTASLQCSSGTKISIWYANYGRTAGAAVCPHPSIKTTNCVSSSAAIHAECQGKTSCTLHASNSVYGDPCVGTFKYIEVKYKSCCSSINSTQSPAQQSKMKVLLCIVGLCALVSSTLAVNLSTICKNRADGNYPHPDFCKMYIACSNGIAYEMPCPAGLNWNDEKKYCDWPFNAPCEVIIICEHQTDTVQCPVGKTIDISYANYGRTSPGSVFCPHPSIKTTNCVSSSAAIHTACQGKTSCTLHASNSVYGDPCVGTFKYIQVQYKCI, from the exons ATGAATGGAAACTACTCTTCCCTGGCATTTCTGCTAATAATGGCTTGTGCAT TGACCGCGAGTTTAGATGCGACGAGCCACAGACCACAGGCCAAAACACGTCAGCGGCAGGCGCGGTCACTTGGCAAAG CCCTGCAAGTGCGTCTGTCCGGGGGATACTATGGCCGCGTTGAGGTGCTGTACAACAACACGTGGGGAACCATTTGTGACGAGGGGCACAGTGGTTGGAACATCAACTCTGCTAACGTGGCCTGCAGGCAGCTTGGCTACTCATACGCCACCGATGCTCTGCTGAGCGGAGCCTATGGCCAGGGCAAAG GGCCagtattatttgaaaaaatcatGTGCTATGGAGATGAGCGGAACATCGGATTCTGTCCAATTTTATGGGAGAGACAAAGGGAATGGAGTTGTCGGTCTGCGGGTGTCATCTGCAAGCGAAGAATAAAACCAG TACGGTTGCGTGTTCGTCTGGCCGGAGGCAAATCCCGTAGAGAAGGCCGTGTTGAAGTTTACTACTCCCGACGATGGGGCACAATCTGTGATTATCAGTGGGGCATTTTGGATGCTAATGTCGTCTGTCGTCAGCTTGGCTACCCGGGTGCGCTGGCCGCTAAGAGGGAGGCGTTCTTTGGGCAGGGAAAAGGGAATATTTGGCTGACCGATGTCCAGTGCAAGGGACGAGAAAGCAATATTGGGCTTTGCAGGAGAAGTTTTCTTGAACATCAGCAAACCTGTCAGCATTCAGAAGACGCCGGAGTCATCTGTAAACCGAAGTTGCGGAAAT catccGGTGACTCAGCGCAAACAAATGATCTACAAGCCTGGTCGAATGACCCGCAAGCCTGGTCGACTCGTGACCCGCAGGACAAGTCGAGTGACCCTCAAGACAAGTCGAGTGACCCGCAAGCCTGGTCGAGTGACCCGCAGGACAAGTCGAGTGACCCGCAAGCCTGGTCGAGTGACCCGCAAGCCTGGTCGAGTGACCCTCAAGACAAGTCAAGTGACCCGCAAGCCTGGTCGAGTGACCCGCAAGCCTGGTCGAGTGACCCGCAAGCCTGGTCGAGTGACCCTCAAGACAAGTCGAGTGACCCGCAAGCCTGGTCGAGTGACCCGCAAGCCTGGTCGAGTGACTCGCAAGCCTGGTCGAGTGACCCGCAAGCCTGGTCAAGTGACCCGCAAGCCTGGTCGAGTGACCCGCAAGCCTGGTCGAGTGACCCTCAAGACAAGTCGAGTGATCCGCAAGCCTGGTCGAGTGACCCGCAGGACAAGTCGAGTGACCCGCAAGCCTGGTCGAGTGACCCGCAAGCCTGGTCGAGTGACCCGCAAGCCTGGTCGAGAGACCCACCTCCGCCGAAAGGAAGCACTGATGCAGATCTCGATGATG ACATTCTACTGAAGGAGCTAGAGGCTACGACAGCCGATGCAAGCAAAAACAGAGCCA ATGGCGCCATGGAGAACCCTCTCGCCACCAAACGCGTTTACTTGCACAAGACTC GAACGTATAGACTCTGCGAGCACAAAAGCGGCCTACTCCGGTGTCCACGAGGCCAAAAGATCTCGATCGGCTATGCAAATTACGGGCGGACCCGCGGGCGGGAGATTTGCCCGCATTCTTCCATTCACACTGTTCGTTGCCACTCGAACTATTCCTCGCAGCTAATCCGGTGCGCGTGTCAAGGACGTAACGCGTGCCGACTGTACGCAAAAAACGAGGTGTACGGGGACCCCTGCCCTGGCACATTCAAGTACATCGAGGTCAAGTTTAAGTGTATC AATAGGTCGATGCTTGCAGATATTATCGATTACACAGAAGAAGCAAAGCAAGGAAGGAATCAAGCATTTAACAGGAAGATGAAGATTGCACTCTGTGTTCTGACACTTAGTTGCATTGTGCTTTCGACACAATCAG CGAGTGTGAGTAACTTCTGTCAAGATAAGGCGGATGGTAactatgctcatccatccaAGTGCGATATGTACATCACGTGCTCTAACGGGATCGCGCACGAGATGCCATGTCCCGCGGGACTCAACTGGAACGACGTGACAAAGGAATGCGACTGGCCGCGCGACGCTCCTTGCT CAACCCACAAAGCCATCATTTGCGAGCACCAGACTGCGTCACTCCAATGCTCATCTGGAACCAAGATAAGCATCTGGTACGCGAACTACGGGCGTACAGCCGGGGCTGCAGTTTGCCCTCATCCTTCCATAAAAACGACGAATTGCGTCTCCAGCTCTGCGGCGATCCATGCCGAGTGTCAAGGGAAGACCTCGTGCACGCTTCATGCTTCGAACTCGGTGTACGGTGACCCGTGTGTCGGCACGTTCAAGTACATCGAGGTCAAATACAAGT CATGCTGTTCATCTATCAACTCGACCCAATCTCCCGCGCAAC AAAGCAAGATGAAGGTTTTGCTCTGTATTGTTGGCCTTTGTGCCTTAGTGTCCTCGACGCTAGCAG tGAACCTGAGTACTATTTGTAAAAATAGAGCGGATGGAAATTACCCCCATCCGGACTTCTGCAAAATGTACATCGCGTGCTCTAACGGGATCGCGTACGAGATGCCATGTCCCGCGGGACTCAACTGGAACGACGAAAAGAAGTACTGCGACTGGCCATTCAATGCTCCGTGTGAAG TCATTATCATTTGCGAGCACCAGACAGACACGGTGCAGTGCCCTGTTGGTAAGACGATTGACATCTCGTACGCAAACTACGGCCGTACATCCCCCGGTTCTGTATTTTGCCCTCATCCTTCCATAAAAACGACGAATTGCGTCTCCAGCTCTGCGGCGATCCATACCGCGTGTCAAGGGAAGACCTCGTGCACGCTTCATGCTTCGAACTCGGTGTACGGTGACCCGTGTGTCGGCACGTTCAAGTACATCCAGGTCCAATACAAGTGCATCTAG